From one Conexivisphaerales archaeon genomic stretch:
- the hisS gene encoding histidine--tRNA ligase yields MSLLPRGMRDYLPEETERFERIRDEFRATCRLYGFKMMEPSPLEMLSTLEAKSGPSVRDEIYHFRDRGGREVGLRFDLTVGLTRIAASDRAAPLPIKLASFAGVFRYDEPQHARYRWFYQWDTEIYGSPNLEADAEIIEFTARLLSRCGLKDYVIKVGDRAVVQEFIQKHTGRGEDESIELMRALDKVDKKPAEQLVGEYTEKGFKVDEIQQVLSFGKLEGRSEDVLKDLKDFGLKSSSRLEQLTSLLDALKVKHQVSMRIVRGIDYYTSIVFEAFDSSRLDLGAIAGGGRFDNLAKIFGRDDLPATGVAGGVDRLMLALQKGREEGSGLQVYVAYAGDMVREALSVANSLRDNQLSVQVDLQRRSLSKQLESAAKSKARYAVMILPREYSENLVVVRSMSDGKEQRVNLAELHEYLARD; encoded by the coding sequence ATGAGCCTGCTTCCAAGAGGCATGAGGGATTATCTGCCCGAGGAGACAGAAAGGTTCGAAAGAATCAGAGATGAGTTCAGAGCTACTTGCAGACTGTACGGGTTCAAGATGATGGAGCCTTCACCTCTAGAGATGCTTTCAACACTCGAAGCCAAGAGCGGACCTTCGGTCAGGGACGAAATTTATCATTTCAGGGACAGAGGAGGAAGGGAGGTAGGCCTCAGGTTTGACCTAACCGTCGGTCTCACAAGAATAGCAGCATCAGACAGGGCTGCCCCTCTACCAATAAAGCTGGCATCTTTTGCTGGAGTCTTTAGGTACGATGAACCACAGCACGCCAGGTACAGGTGGTTCTACCAGTGGGATACGGAGATTTATGGTTCACCAAACCTTGAAGCTGATGCAGAAATAATAGAGTTCACAGCCCGTCTGCTCAGCAGATGCGGCCTGAAGGACTATGTCATAAAGGTAGGTGACAGGGCAGTCGTTCAGGAGTTCATTCAGAAGCACACAGGCAGAGGCGAAGATGAATCGATAGAACTGATGAGAGCCCTCGACAAAGTTGACAAGAAGCCTGCAGAGCAGCTTGTTGGAGAATACACAGAAAAGGGGTTCAAGGTTGACGAAATACAGCAGGTTCTCTCGTTCGGTAAGCTTGAGGGCAGGAGTGAAGATGTGCTGAAGGACCTCAAGGATTTCGGACTCAAGTCTTCGAGCAGGTTGGAGCAGCTGACTTCATTGCTGGATGCGTTGAAGGTAAAGCACCAGGTAAGCATGAGGATAGTAAGAGGCATAGATTACTACACTTCGATAGTCTTTGAAGCTTTTGACAGTAGCAGGCTGGACCTTGGGGCGATTGCAGGAGGAGGCAGGTTTGACAACCTGGCAAAGATATTCGGAAGAGATGACCTGCCAGCTACAGGAGTGGCTGGAGGAGTCGACAGGCTGATGCTGGCCTTACAAAAGGGCAGAGAGGAGGGTTCTGGCCTTCAGGTCTACGTTGCTTATGCAGGAGATATGGTAAGGGAGGCTCTCTCAGTAGCCAACAGCCTTAGGGATAACCAGCTATCAGTTCAGGTAGACCTTCAGAGGCGGAGCCTGTCGAAGCAGCTAGAATCTGCAGCGAAGAGTAAAGCAAGATATGCAGTTATGATTCTGCCCAGAGAATATTCAGAAAATCTGGTCGTTGTAAGAAGCATGTCTGACGGAAAGGAGCAGAGGGTTAACCTAGCTGAATTGCATGAATACCTGGCAAGAGATTGA
- a CDS encoding thiolase family protein: protein MNDHKLHEAVILSAVRTPVGKYAGKLSSVRADDLAALIITEAVKRAGIEPADVDDVILGCSNQAGEDNRNIARMAVLLAGFPDSVPGVTVNRLCGSGLEAVNMAARSIMLGDAEVIVAGGVESMSRAPLVTLKPEKGFPRGGMKLVDTTIGWRFVNPRWPSKYPTYEMGETAENLAEKYGISRERQDEFAFRSHERAIRANDSGNFKDEIIPVHTGSEVVAVDEGPRRNTSLEKLSSLPPVFRKGGTVTAGNSSQISDGASALLVASRDFADSHNLKPIARYVASSNAGVDPSYMGIGPIPATKKLLQKTGLTVKDFGVVELNEAFAAQVLACLVEMPELQETRLNPNGGAIALGHPIGCSGARIATTLVHEMKRINAKYGLATMCIGVGQGISTAFELEK, encoded by the coding sequence ATGAATGATCATAAACTGCACGAGGCTGTAATACTCTCAGCTGTCAGGACTCCTGTAGGTAAGTATGCAGGGAAGCTCAGCTCTGTCAGGGCAGATGACCTTGCAGCTCTTATCATCACGGAGGCTGTGAAAAGGGCTGGAATAGAGCCAGCAGATGTGGATGATGTGATACTGGGCTGCTCAAATCAGGCTGGAGAGGATAACAGGAATATAGCCAGAATGGCAGTACTGCTTGCTGGTTTTCCAGATTCTGTGCCGGGAGTGACAGTGAACAGGCTCTGCGGCTCAGGACTTGAAGCTGTCAACATGGCTGCAAGGAGTATAATGCTGGGCGATGCAGAGGTCATTGTAGCAGGTGGAGTGGAGAGCATGAGCAGGGCTCCTCTCGTAACTCTGAAGCCTGAGAAGGGATTTCCAAGGGGAGGAATGAAACTGGTCGATACTACAATAGGATGGAGATTTGTGAATCCAAGATGGCCTTCCAAGTACCCAACGTACGAGATGGGTGAGACAGCCGAGAACCTAGCAGAGAAGTATGGTATAAGCAGGGAGAGGCAGGATGAATTTGCATTTAGAAGCCATGAGAGGGCTATACGCGCAAATGACTCCGGAAATTTCAAAGATGAGATCATACCTGTACATACTGGTTCTGAAGTTGTCGCAGTGGATGAAGGACCTAGAAGGAATACTTCGCTGGAGAAGCTTTCTTCGTTACCACCTGTCTTCAGAAAGGGTGGGACCGTAACCGCAGGTAATTCATCACAGATAAGCGACGGAGCGTCAGCGCTCTTAGTAGCCTCACGAGATTTCGCAGATTCCCACAACCTGAAGCCAATTGCCAGATACGTTGCAAGCTCTAACGCTGGAGTAGACCCAAGCTACATGGGGATAGGTCCTATTCCTGCAACAAAGAAGCTCCTGCAGAAGACTGGTCTGACTGTCAAAGATTTTGGCGTAGTAGAATTGAACGAAGCTTTTGCTGCTCAGGTTCTTGCATGTCTGGTTGAAATGCCAGAACTCCAAGAAACGAGGCTAAACCCCAACGGAGGAGCAATAGCTCTGGGGCATCCTATAGGGTGCAGCGGCGCAAGGATAGCCACAACACTCGTTCATGAGATGAAGAGGATCAATGCTAAGTATGGATTAGCCACCATGTGCATAGGTGTCGGGCAGGGAATATCTACAGCCTTTGAGCTGGAAAAATGA
- a CDS encoding enoyl-CoA hydratase-related protein, whose amino-acid sequence MAEGRTVISQVKNSVMVITMSRPSVLNAINLQMGKELLAALREAEDDSKVRAVVLTGSGRAFTVGEDLNENKKGYEEGRELDLESTLKNKYNPLVLRIRRMNKPVIAAINGVVAGAGIGIALACDLRVARESAIFHMAFKKVGLVPDSGTVYWLVKNLGLSKATELCFTSEPLKSGEAKELGLVNEIFPDGSFEEELLRYAESLAEGPTIALALTKRAINKALFSSIDEMLDYEAYLQGIAGRSKDHLEGVRAFFEKREPKFVGE is encoded by the coding sequence TTGGCTGAAGGGAGAACTGTGATAAGCCAAGTTAAGAATTCCGTGATGGTAATAACGATGAGCAGGCCTTCAGTCCTGAATGCAATCAACCTGCAGATGGGGAAGGAACTTCTGGCTGCGCTTAGGGAGGCTGAAGACGATTCCAAGGTAAGGGCTGTAGTCCTGACAGGGAGCGGCAGGGCCTTCACAGTCGGCGAAGACCTGAACGAGAACAAGAAGGGGTATGAAGAAGGCAGGGAGCTGGACCTAGAATCCACACTGAAGAATAAGTACAACCCGCTCGTACTGCGAATCAGAAGAATGAATAAGCCTGTGATAGCTGCCATCAACGGAGTAGTTGCAGGTGCTGGTATAGGTATCGCACTTGCCTGCGACCTTAGGGTCGCAAGGGAATCTGCAATTTTCCATATGGCTTTCAAAAAAGTTGGGCTGGTTCCTGATTCAGGTACGGTTTACTGGCTGGTGAAGAACCTAGGCTTGTCCAAAGCTACAGAACTATGCTTTACCTCGGAGCCTCTTAAGAGTGGAGAGGCCAAAGAGCTGGGGCTTGTAAACGAAATATTCCCGGATGGCAGCTTTGAGGAAGAACTGCTTAGGTATGCTGAAAGCCTGGCAGAGGGCCCGACGATAGCTCTGGCTTTGACCAAGCGTGCCATCAACAAGGCACTCTTCAGTTCGATCGACGAGATGCTTGATTATGAAGCTTATCTGCAGGGGATAGCAGGCAGAAGCAAGGACCATCTGGAAGGAGTCAGGGCATTTTTCGAAAAGAGGGAGCCCAAATTCGTCGGCGAATGA
- a CDS encoding enoyl-CoA hydratase-related protein, protein MNFSVLEISKEPPIAVIKLKRPEAMNALNSQVVKELVQALNEIETDEDVRCLVLTGDDRAFSAGADIKEMVGMSMVDMVKTKHFFPLWDKIGHYPKPIVAALSGYVLGGGLELAMSCDILVAAEGTRLGQPEINIGVMPGGGGTQRLTRVVGKYKAMEMILTGSMITAEEAKSYGLVNRVVPKEIYLAEAKKMAKEIAEKAPIAVRLAKEAVLKAYETSLNEGLDFERKHFFMLFSTEDMKEGMNAFIEKRKANFKGR, encoded by the coding sequence ATGAATTTTTCTGTTCTAGAAATAAGCAAGGAGCCTCCGATTGCTGTGATAAAGCTGAAGAGGCCTGAAGCGATGAACGCTCTGAACAGCCAGGTGGTGAAGGAACTTGTTCAAGCTCTGAATGAGATCGAAACGGATGAGGACGTGAGATGCCTCGTTCTGACGGGAGATGATAGAGCCTTCTCTGCAGGAGCCGACATCAAAGAGATGGTGGGGATGAGCATGGTTGATATGGTGAAGACTAAACATTTCTTCCCTCTCTGGGACAAGATAGGTCATTACCCCAAGCCCATCGTAGCAGCGTTGAGCGGGTACGTGCTTGGCGGAGGGCTGGAGCTGGCAATGAGCTGTGACATACTTGTTGCTGCGGAAGGAACCCGGCTTGGACAGCCAGAGATAAACATTGGCGTTATGCCAGGGGGCGGAGGAACTCAAAGGCTCACAAGAGTGGTAGGTAAGTACAAGGCTATGGAGATGATACTGACCGGGAGCATGATAACAGCTGAGGAAGCTAAGAGTTACGGACTCGTAAACAGGGTTGTACCGAAGGAAATTTACCTTGCAGAGGCGAAGAAGATGGCGAAGGAGATAGCCGAAAAGGCTCCGATAGCTGTCAGGCTTGCAAAAGAAGCAGTCCTCAAGGCTTATGAGACCAGCCTGAACGAAGGCTTGGACTTTGAAAGGAAGCACTTCTTCATGCTATTTTCGACTGAAGACATGAAAGAGGGAATGAATGCGTTTATCGAGAAGAGAAAGGCCAATTTCAAAGGTAGATGA
- a CDS encoding GNAT family N-acetyltransferase codes for MSLPVVRFARKADKEQVMKFVTNTWSWGDYIPEVWDAWLIDKTGRMFVVEVDGKVVGMNHIRLLDEGVGWLEGVRIHPEYRRMGLATLLGETAMNYARTRGIRRFRLLSSVTNLAAHRQVRRMNFRKVAVFNSFEVTDKEGRGSSIASETGDIEDAEESLLNSEEFRRGKGFFFDSWTMRSFSECGIRNVLRNNSLMKVKDEAGSAFVLYGRSRSAERFDQVNFVWGDGKLLKKLLSQLAIDAKDLQTLLPKSGKLTRSMIAAGFKKVGEMILYERLEM; via the coding sequence ATGAGTTTACCTGTAGTCAGGTTTGCCAGGAAGGCCGACAAAGAACAGGTGATGAAGTTCGTTACAAATACCTGGTCATGGGGGGACTACATTCCAGAAGTCTGGGATGCGTGGCTGATTGATAAAACAGGAAGGATGTTTGTTGTTGAAGTCGATGGAAAGGTAGTCGGAATGAACCACATAAGACTCCTTGATGAAGGCGTCGGCTGGCTGGAAGGTGTCAGAATCCACCCTGAATACAGAAGGATGGGTCTAGCAACTCTTCTCGGAGAAACTGCAATGAACTACGCAAGAACAAGGGGAATAAGAAGGTTCAGGCTCCTGAGCAGTGTAACAAACCTGGCTGCACATCGGCAGGTCAGGAGGATGAATTTCAGGAAGGTTGCAGTCTTTAATTCATTCGAAGTCACAGATAAAGAAGGTAGAGGCAGCAGCATAGCTTCCGAAACAGGAGATATTGAAGATGCTGAAGAATCACTACTCAACAGCGAAGAATTCAGAAGAGGTAAAGGTTTCTTCTTCGATTCATGGACGATGAGGTCGTTTTCAGAATGTGGAATCCGGAACGTGTTAAGAAACAATTCGTTGATGAAGGTCAAAGATGAAGCAGGTTCTGCATTTGTATTGTACGGAAGAAGCAGGTCCGCTGAGAGGTTCGACCAGGTAAACTTTGTATGGGGAGATGGAAAGTTGTTAAAGAAACTCCTTTCGCAGCTTGCAATCGATGCAAAAGACCTCCAGACACTTTTGCCAAAATCAGGCAAACTTACTAGGTCCATGATTGCAGCTGGATTCAAGAAGGTCGGAGAGATGATACTCTATGAGAGATTAGAAATGTGA
- a CDS encoding MFS transporter translates to MTFYPAGRRFGIKALDFNSEKGEPEPEYQSLRWLTMLVPFNASTQALSVYVPLQILALGGNVVQVGFAAVVYNLALIPAPLLWGYVCDVTGRRRVIIIAGCLLLLAASMGLFLSSSVLLTIAFYALVAHSVGMLSPSVNLLLMEKVSKEEWGKGYATQNWYTFIGQIAGSATGIPWVLYLPLHTFAGACAGFSAASAVMAALLVHDAKVAVERRAMVLTAQGFLARISQIPLIFLRLPKYSDFVSVLRSARQSLTRELPVIFLASMLFNASANLFFTSYTPYLKQNNLSDSSIFFLSMYIIIVNATVSRVIIQRFKGGVSHLTASNALLFRSLGMMVAAALAIFVFGQGVFFTTLLVYTMLGSAFVYINVNLNTLLFKALPPGKQGGMLGVWSSFNGAALLIGALASGFISYYLGYSITFFAASILILTSSIILDSYYGVARSVLSVEPEG, encoded by the coding sequence ATGACATTCTACCCGGCTGGGAGACGGTTCGGTATTAAAGCCTTAGACTTCAATTCCGAAAAGGGAGAACCTGAACCAGAATACCAGAGCCTTAGATGGCTCACCATGCTTGTTCCTTTCAACGCCTCTACTCAGGCACTTTCAGTCTACGTTCCTTTGCAGATACTTGCTTTAGGAGGTAATGTAGTGCAGGTAGGGTTTGCTGCAGTTGTCTACAACCTTGCTCTGATCCCTGCGCCCCTTCTCTGGGGATATGTCTGTGATGTTACCGGAAGGAGAAGAGTTATCATAATTGCCGGCTGCCTTTTGCTCCTTGCAGCAAGCATGGGGCTCTTTCTCTCGTCGTCAGTCCTGTTGACAATAGCCTTCTATGCTTTGGTAGCGCATTCGGTAGGAATGCTTTCTCCTTCAGTCAATCTGTTGTTGATGGAGAAGGTCAGCAAGGAGGAGTGGGGGAAAGGTTACGCTACTCAGAACTGGTACACATTCATAGGTCAGATTGCCGGTTCAGCCACAGGGATACCATGGGTCCTTTACCTGCCTCTACACACCTTCGCTGGAGCCTGCGCCGGTTTTTCTGCTGCATCAGCCGTTATGGCAGCACTGCTTGTGCATGATGCAAAGGTAGCTGTCGAGAGAAGAGCGATGGTTCTTACAGCTCAGGGCTTCCTTGCCAGAATAAGCCAGATACCCCTCATATTCCTGAGGCTTCCCAAATATTCTGATTTTGTTTCCGTGTTGAGGTCTGCGAGGCAGAGCCTTACAAGAGAGCTGCCTGTCATATTCCTGGCATCGATGCTCTTCAACGCTTCAGCGAATCTGTTCTTCACTTCATACACCCCATACCTGAAACAGAACAACCTTTCTGATTCTTCGATCTTCTTCCTCAGCATGTACATTATAATTGTCAACGCAACAGTATCCAGGGTTATAATTCAGAGGTTCAAGGGAGGGGTTTCCCACCTTACTGCGAGCAATGCGCTTCTCTTCAGGTCGCTCGGTATGATGGTTGCGGCAGCTCTAGCTATATTCGTGTTTGGACAGGGTGTCTTCTTCACTACACTGCTTGTCTATACCATGCTGGGTTCTGCCTTCGTCTACATCAACGTAAACCTGAACACCCTGCTCTTCAAGGCGCTACCTCCAGGAAAGCAGGGAGGAATGCTAGGGGTCTGGAGCTCTTTCAACGGTGCAGCTCTACTCATTGGAGCCTTGGCATCAGGCTTTATTTCTTATTACTTGGGTTACTCGATTACCTTCTTCGCAGCAAGCATACTGATCCTGACCTCCTCGATTATTCTAGATTCATATTATGGAGTTGCGAGAAGTGTATTGAGCGTAGAACCTGAGGGATAA
- a CDS encoding chloride channel protein has protein sequence MSFAREGGDIRNIRYLLSIAASGLISGTLLSLFYLSFNYLWSEVMPVMLSSRRFIFLFTMLGLALSFVLIYSFTQSRFTQSGTHVALEKYHLNSGQITARETVVNSFASFFTIALGGSAGLDGPSVVLGGGISSIPSRFMHFPVDMRKRTFLAGIAAGLASIFKAPLTAILFALEIPYKRDLEREAYVEVAIAAVSSYLITVALIGPQSIFGVSVSIPQLSLSTIATTILLALICGAYAFFFVRTYNLADALAKRFFVRGGFGLLLLAGGLVLGAIGYFDFNALGPGYNVVTLLINGNGAYTLAGLILLLLLRLLSTTITLNFGGTGGLLIPAVVEGSVLGSIFSSVLYGSVNPLYVAVGIAAMIAATHKVILTPIAFVAETLGPAVIVPAVLASVFSNFVSGGQSFFATQPYSKYKEEELALERIYSKVAKSAPSVLASLTAADVMTRSPVSIGGDDTIEQALKVFERVPYRVLPVVDSYGRPISTVKLEDVATAPPRLLKTPVSATYSEIPITVSPSTPLEEIIKTIIETGKDHVFVVDDDYRLVGVIAAIDIAKKLIHYYSVY, from the coding sequence ATGTCATTCGCGCGTGAGGGGGGAGATATCAGGAATATCAGGTATTTGCTCAGCATAGCTGCATCTGGGCTAATATCTGGAACCTTACTGAGTCTGTTCTATCTTTCTTTCAACTACCTTTGGAGCGAGGTTATGCCTGTAATGCTCAGCTCAAGGAGGTTCATCTTCCTCTTCACAATGCTTGGCCTTGCTCTTTCGTTCGTGTTGATATATTCGTTTACTCAGTCCAGGTTCACACAAAGCGGAACCCATGTCGCGCTCGAAAAATACCATCTGAACTCTGGGCAGATAACAGCAAGGGAGACAGTTGTCAATTCATTTGCCTCCTTCTTCACGATAGCTCTTGGCGGGTCAGCAGGGTTAGATGGACCGAGCGTTGTGCTTGGTGGGGGAATCTCATCCATACCATCTAGATTCATGCATTTTCCTGTCGATATGCGAAAGAGGACTTTCCTTGCAGGAATAGCAGCAGGTTTGGCTTCAATCTTTAAGGCTCCGCTTACAGCGATTCTCTTCGCCCTTGAGATCCCTTACAAAAGAGACTTGGAGAGGGAAGCTTACGTTGAGGTTGCCATAGCTGCGGTATCTTCTTACCTCATCACAGTCGCTCTTATTGGACCCCAGAGCATCTTTGGAGTCTCTGTTTCAATCCCTCAGCTGAGCCTTTCAACTATAGCAACAACAATTCTGCTCGCTCTCATATGCGGCGCATATGCCTTCTTCTTCGTGAGAACTTACAACCTTGCCGATGCACTGGCAAAGAGGTTCTTCGTCAGGGGTGGCTTCGGGCTCTTGCTGCTGGCAGGAGGTCTCGTGTTAGGGGCAATAGGATATTTTGACTTCAACGCTCTTGGTCCAGGATACAACGTGGTGACTCTCCTGATAAACGGAAACGGAGCATATACACTTGCTGGCCTTATACTTCTTCTGCTGCTGAGGCTGCTCTCGACCACGATAACTCTTAATTTCGGTGGTACAGGCGGGCTTCTGATTCCAGCGGTGGTTGAAGGGTCAGTTCTTGGCTCAATATTTTCGTCTGTGCTCTATGGGTCTGTCAATCCTCTTTACGTTGCTGTTGGCATAGCTGCGATGATAGCTGCTACACATAAGGTGATACTGACTCCTATAGCCTTCGTTGCCGAGACGCTCGGCCCAGCTGTAATAGTACCTGCAGTTCTTGCATCGGTCTTCAGCAATTTTGTCTCAGGCGGGCAGTCGTTCTTTGCAACTCAGCCCTACAGCAAATACAAGGAAGAAGAGCTGGCCCTTGAAAGGATCTACAGCAAGGTTGCGAAGTCTGCCCCTTCAGTTCTAGCTTCACTCACAGCTGCAGATGTTATGACAAGAAGCCCCGTGTCAATAGGAGGGGATGATACTATTGAACAAGCATTGAAAGTCTTCGAAAGGGTGCCGTACAGGGTTCTTCCCGTGGTTGACAGCTATGGCAGGCCCATAAGCACAGTGAAACTTGAAGATGTCGCAACAGCTCCTCCTAGGCTGCTCAAAACCCCAGTATCAGCCACCTATTCAGAGATACCGATTACAGTCTCTCCCTCCACTCCTCTTGAGGAGATAATCAAGACTATAATAGAAACAGGTAAGGACCATGTCTTTGTTGTTGATGATGATTACAGGCTCGTTGGTGTCATAGCAGCGATCGATATTGCAAAGAAGCTGATTCACTACTACAGCGTCTACTGA
- a CDS encoding thiolase family protein, whose amino-acid sequence MDVFIISAARTPIGKYGKAFLGVPAQRLGSIALKEAIRRAGIAPEEVEEVITGNVLQAGLGQNPARQVAIGAGLPYFTNAFTVNKVCGSSLKAVMLAAQAIKAGDASLVAACGIESMSESPYLLKGARFGLKYNDTLLYDEMILDGLLDAYYKVHMIQTGEEIAKRYNLSREEIDTFAYESHMKALEATKKGRFKQEIVPVEVSGKVITEDECIRPDTSVEKLSQLKPVLPNGKFITAGNASQLSDGAAAVIVASEEEVKKQKLEPLAKIIAYNSVGLDPIRVMEAPIPGVRRLLEKVGISINDVGLFEHNEAYASASVVVRKELGIDESRFNIHGGAVALGHPLGASGARILTTLLYNLMERKERFGIATLCLGGGNAVSMVVENMRL is encoded by the coding sequence ATGGATGTGTTTATCATCTCAGCAGCAAGGACCCCTATTGGCAAGTATGGTAAAGCATTTCTTGGAGTACCTGCTCAGAGGCTTGGAAGCATAGCACTGAAAGAGGCGATAAGGAGGGCAGGGATAGCTCCTGAAGAAGTTGAGGAAGTAATAACCGGGAATGTACTTCAGGCAGGGCTAGGCCAGAACCCAGCAAGACAGGTAGCGATCGGAGCTGGCTTACCGTACTTTACAAACGCATTTACGGTCAACAAGGTGTGTGGCTCAAGCCTGAAGGCAGTTATGCTTGCTGCCCAGGCCATCAAGGCAGGGGATGCCAGCTTGGTGGCAGCCTGCGGGATAGAAAGCATGAGCGAGTCTCCCTATCTGCTGAAGGGTGCGAGGTTCGGACTCAAGTACAACGATACCCTTCTCTATGATGAAATGATACTTGACGGTCTGTTAGATGCATACTATAAGGTCCATATGATTCAGACGGGAGAAGAGATAGCAAAAAGGTACAATCTGAGCAGGGAGGAGATAGATACCTTTGCTTATGAATCGCACATGAAGGCGCTGGAGGCAACTAAAAAAGGCCGTTTCAAGCAGGAGATAGTGCCTGTAGAGGTCTCCGGCAAGGTCATTACAGAGGACGAGTGCATAAGACCAGATACTAGTGTCGAAAAGCTTTCGCAGCTCAAGCCCGTCTTGCCAAACGGTAAATTCATAACCGCAGGGAACGCCTCTCAGCTGAGCGATGGAGCAGCAGCAGTCATTGTAGCGAGCGAAGAAGAGGTGAAGAAACAGAAACTCGAACCTCTTGCAAAGATAATAGCTTACAATTCTGTCGGGCTCGACCCGATAAGGGTTATGGAGGCTCCTATCCCTGGGGTGAGAAGGCTTCTTGAAAAAGTAGGCATCTCTATAAACGATGTAGGCCTGTTCGAGCATAACGAGGCTTACGCCTCTGCCAGCGTTGTGGTCAGAAAAGAGCTGGGTATTGATGAATCCAGGTTCAACATACATGGCGGGGCTGTAGCCTTGGGTCATCCGCTAGGAGCAAGCGGTGCAAGAATACTCACAACCTTGCTGTACAACCTCATGGAAAGGAAGGAGAGGTTTGGAATCGCTACTTTATGCCTGGGCGGGGGTAATGCGGTTAGCATGGTTGTTGAGAATATGAGGCTCTGA
- a CDS encoding APC family permease — protein MGEQPVAGEKLFVRKATGLVREIGLLTSILIVLSFTIGLGWQKRVFQFSGPAIVPTNQYFLGINPMVMAFLLVGVVILFSIYAFGALTAAMPRSGGGYVAISRVLHPYLGYLGAWFEFLSTAISFGLIAVAVMEVVVFLFPSLIGLNNSFWTEGNPATAEAALIGIGLIVVAVFTGIAMFGVGLTGKLLQTLFWIPAILTVGVYALLISSTPQAVTTGLSKLFGVTNPTVVTTYALQHGMATSFTGGYWGSVFVAILGAYWAYEGYAASTFVAGEVKEANKNLPRSLFIAAIIIIGVYTTASTLLYRSASSVGAVTTSSGNTYTFFDAWAWLSYGGGSVGVGDLNHAIGASLPRAWLPFDAAAVAAGIGAGWFVPFLVIFALFWVMNDIPPFILTASRIIFAMSFDRILPSKLADINERFHSPMWAVLFTGIIAIVGVVGEAEGDYGVISSWSPGLGLVLSTGVPTTDLYDMTFFALFALAAVVLPFRRKDIYERSPFKPSLGGFPLIALIGFIAFIGNLILAGIEIYTPYGYDMKDILSGSAGLFSAAAAPLWTTIGIAVFLTIFYVAYKNYSKAAGVNYQTIYTEIPPE, from the coding sequence ATGGGTGAACAACCGGTCGCAGGCGAAAAACTGTTCGTTCGAAAAGCTACAGGACTAGTCCGGGAGATAGGTCTGCTGACATCGATACTGATAGTGCTCAGCTTCACCATAGGTCTCGGATGGCAGAAGAGGGTCTTCCAGTTCTCTGGGCCTGCAATAGTTCCAACTAACCAGTACTTTTTAGGAATAAACCCGATGGTCATGGCATTTCTGCTTGTCGGTGTTGTCATACTCTTTTCAATCTACGCCTTCGGTGCTCTGACTGCTGCGATGCCGAGGTCTGGGGGTGGTTATGTAGCAATATCAAGGGTGCTACATCCATACCTGGGTTACCTCGGTGCGTGGTTCGAGTTCCTCTCAACAGCGATATCGTTCGGCCTCATTGCTGTTGCAGTAATGGAGGTTGTTGTATTCCTTTTCCCTTCACTTATTGGCCTAAACAACTCCTTCTGGACTGAAGGTAATCCTGCAACTGCCGAAGCAGCGCTGATAGGAATAGGGCTGATAGTTGTCGCTGTGTTCACAGGCATAGCTATGTTCGGAGTAGGATTGACAGGCAAGTTGCTTCAGACTCTCTTCTGGATACCTGCAATATTGACGGTAGGAGTTTATGCTCTTCTCATCTCCTCAACACCTCAAGCAGTTACTACTGGATTGAGCAAGCTCTTCGGAGTGACGAACCCAACAGTTGTAACCACATATGCCCTGCAGCACGGAATGGCAACAAGCTTCACAGGTGGCTACTGGGGATCGGTCTTTGTCGCTATCTTGGGAGCCTACTGGGCATACGAAGGTTATGCAGCATCCACCTTCGTTGCGGGTGAAGTGAAGGAAGCAAACAAGAATCTTCCCAGGTCTCTCTTCATTGCTGCTATCATCATCATTGGAGTCTACACAACAGCCTCAACGCTACTGTACAGGTCAGCTTCGTCTGTTGGTGCTGTAACAACCTCCAGCGGCAATACGTACACATTCTTCGATGCATGGGCATGGCTCTCTTACGGAGGAGGTAGTGTTGGCGTTGGTGACCTCAACCACGCAATCGGCGCCTCCCTACCAAGAGCCTGGTTACCATTCGATGCTGCAGCAGTGGCTGCTGGTATAGGAGCAGGTTGGTTCGTTCCATTTCTGGTCATATTCGCACTCTTCTGGGTGATGAACGACATACCCCCATTCATTCTGACAGCATCAAGAATCATATTCGCCATGTCTTTTGACAGGATACTACCCTCAAAGCTAGCTGACATAAACGAAAGGTTCCACTCTCCTATGTGGGCGGTTCTATTCACCGGCATAATAGCTATAGTCGGAGTGGTTGGAGAAGCAGAAGGAGATTACGGAGTGATAAGCTCCTGGAGTCCAGGACTGGGCCTGGTTCTCTCAACAGGAGTGCCTACTACAGACCTGTACGATATGACTTTCTTTGCACTCTTCGCTCTAGCTGCAGTTGTACTGCCTTTCAGAAGAAAGGACATATACGAGAGGTCTCCTTTCAAGCCTTCTCTCGGAGGCTTTCCACTCATAGCTCTCATCGGATTCATAGCCTTCATAGGAAACCTTATCTTGGCTGGAATAGAAATTTACACACCTTACGGCTATGACATGAAAGATATCCTCTCCGGATCAGCAGGACTATTCTCTGCAGCCGCAGCACCTCTCTGGACAACGATAGGCATAGCAGTCTTTCTTACAATATTCTATGTTGCCTACAAGAACTACAGCAAAGCGGCAGGTGTCAACTACCAGACAATATACACTGAGATACCTCCAGAGTAA